From the Lathyrus oleraceus cultivar Zhongwan6 chromosome 4, CAAS_Psat_ZW6_1.0, whole genome shotgun sequence genome, one window contains:
- the LOC127076138 gene encoding subtilisin-like protease SBT3 isoform X2 has product MASKICLYLQFFYITSIHFVIFTLAQSDNYIIHMDSSAMPKAFSDQHSCANLSPQDHESLKNSHGYVSSIPDLPLKLDTTHTSQFLGLNPYKGAWPASEYGKDIIVGVIDTGVWPESESFKDDGMTEIPSKWKGKLCQFENSNHSSFCNKKLIGARFFNKGFLAKYPDLSKTIANDSRDTIGHGTHTSTTAAGSKVDGASFFGYANGTARGIASLSRVAIYKTVWGTEGDALSSDIIAAIDAALSDGVDVLSMSIGYNNVSLYEDPVAIATFAAMEKGVFASTSAGNSGPYSHTLHNGVPWVINVAAGTSDREFRGNLTLGNGVSLTGLSSYVGNFSATNIPVVFVDMCENPEELIKFKNKIVVCEDKTGFLSTQFYNAFSAKVVGGVFISNASQQDLSQFLWYPLPSIVINQKDGEIVKDYILRNSNSSKIQNMSFKKTGFGAKPSPSVDSYSSRGPSNSCPYVLKPDITAPGTSILAAWPANIPVLDFGTKVYNNFKFLSGTSMSCPHVAGVAALLKGARPDWSPAAIRSAMMTTSDIFDNTKKPIKDIGNDNKDATPLALGAGHVNPNRALDPGLVYDAGVQDYVNLLCALNFTQQNITAITRSSSNDCSKPSLDLNYPSFIAFIKAGNTSVRTTHNFRRTVTNVDEAQSTYFASISPIKGFNISVVPNKLVFKEKNMKLSFKLKIEGEKVTKKNEVSYGYLTWNDGKHVVRSPIVVTTPNF; this is encoded by the exons ATGGCTTCGAAAATTTGTCTCTATTTACAATTCTTCTATATTACAAGCATTCACTTTGTTATTTTTACATTGGCTCAGTCTGATAATTATATCATTCACATGGATTCATCAGCTATGCCTAAAGCATTCTCAGATCAACATAGTTG TGCTAATCTATCACCTCAAGATCATGAATCTCTCAAAAACTCTCATGGTTACGTTTCTTCGATACCCGATTTACCTTTGAAACTAGACACAACACACACATCTCAGTTCCTTGGCCTTAATCCTTACAAAGGAGCATGGCCAGCTTCTGAGTATGGCAAAGATATCATTGTTGGTGTAATAGACACTGGTGTTTGGCCAGAAAGTGAAAGTTTCAAAGACGATGGAATGACTGAAATACCCTCAAAATGGAAAGGGAAATTATGTCAATTTGAAAACTCCAACCATTCATCTTTTTGCAACAAGAAACTCATTGGAGCtagattcttcaacaaagggtTCTTAGCAAAATATCCCGACCTTAGTAAAACCATTGCGAACGACTCACGCGACACAATAGGTCATGGAACGCATACTTCAACAACGGCAGCTGGAAGCAAAGTGGATGGTGCATCTTTCTTTGGTTATGCGAATGGAACTGCAAGAGGAATAGCTTCATTGTCTAGAGTAGCCATATACAAGACTGTGTGGGGAACAGAGGGAGATGCACTTTCATCTGATATAATAGCTGCAATTGACGCCGCATTATCAGACGGTGTCGATGTTCTTTCCATGTCAATAGGCTATAACAATGTATCATTGTACGAAGATCCAGTTGCAATAGCCACATTTGCAGCTATGGAAAAAGGTGTCTTTGCGTCTACTTCAGCTGGTAATAGTGGACCTTACTCTCACACCCTTCACAATGGAGTACCTTGGGTGATAAACGTTGCTGCCGGTACTTCGGATCGCGAATTCCGTGGAAATCTTACACTCGGTAATGGAGTTTCACTCACTGGCTTATCTTCTTATGTAGGAAATTTCTCTGCTACCAATATCCCGGTTGTGTTCGTGGATATGTGTGAAAATCCTGAAGAACTAATCAAATTTAAGAACAAGATTGTAGTTTGTGAAGACAAAACAGGATTTCTTTCTACACAATTTTATAATGCGTTTTCCGCCAAAGttgttggaggtgttttcatttcAAACGCATCACAACAAGATCTATCACAATTCTTATGGTATCCGCTTCCGTCCATCGTCATTAATCAGAAAGACGGAGAAATTGTCAAAGATTACATACTGAGAAACTCTAACTCTAGTAAAATACAAAACATGTCTTTCAAGAAAACAGGTTTTGGTGCTAAACCATCACCTAGTGTTGATTCTTATAGTTCAAGAGGGCCATCCAATAGTTGTCCATATGTGTTGAAACCCGACATTACAGCTCCTGGTACATCAATCTTAGCTGCATGGCCTGCAAATATTCCTGTGTTGGATTTTGGAACCAAAGTCTACAACAACTTCAAGTTTTTATCAGGAACATCTATGTCATGTCCTCATGTTGCTGGCGTGGCCGCACTTTTAAAAGGCGCGCGTCCGGATTGGAGCCCCGCAGCTATTAGATCAGCAATGATGACAACATCAGACATATTTGATAATACTAAGAAACCCATCAAAGACATTGGAAATGATAACAAAGATGCAACCCCTTTAGCATTGGGAGCTGGTCATGTTAACCCTAATAGAGCACTTGATCCTGGTCTTGTTTATGATGCTGGTGTACAAGATTACGTTAATCTTCTTTGTGCACTTAACTTCACTCAACAAAACATCACTGCCATTACAAGATCCTCTTCCAACGATTGCTCTAAACCTTCCTTAGATCTTAACTACCCTTCTTTTATTGCTTTCATAAAAGCTGGAAATACTTCTGTAAGGACAACTCATAACTTTCGCAGAACAGTTACCAACGTTGATGAAGCACAATCAACTTATTTTGCTAGCATTAGTCCTATTAAAGGGTTTAACATCAGTGTTGTACCAAACAAGTTGGTATTCAAGGAGAAGAACATGAAATTAAGCTTCAAGTTAAAGATTGAGGGCGAAAAAGTgacaaagaaaaatgaagtatcTTATGGATATCTCACTTGGAATGATGGGAAACATGTGGTAAGGAGCCCTATTGTGGTAACAACCCCCAATTTCTAG
- the LOC127076138 gene encoding subtilisin-like protease SBT3 isoform X1: MASKICLYLQFFYITSIHFVIFTLAQSDNYIIHMDSSAMPKAFSDQHSWYHSTLSQVTTTNNYLNSPSSRMIYTYTNVMNGFSANLSPQDHESLKNSHGYVSSIPDLPLKLDTTHTSQFLGLNPYKGAWPASEYGKDIIVGVIDTGVWPESESFKDDGMTEIPSKWKGKLCQFENSNHSSFCNKKLIGARFFNKGFLAKYPDLSKTIANDSRDTIGHGTHTSTTAAGSKVDGASFFGYANGTARGIASLSRVAIYKTVWGTEGDALSSDIIAAIDAALSDGVDVLSMSIGYNNVSLYEDPVAIATFAAMEKGVFASTSAGNSGPYSHTLHNGVPWVINVAAGTSDREFRGNLTLGNGVSLTGLSSYVGNFSATNIPVVFVDMCENPEELIKFKNKIVVCEDKTGFLSTQFYNAFSAKVVGGVFISNASQQDLSQFLWYPLPSIVINQKDGEIVKDYILRNSNSSKIQNMSFKKTGFGAKPSPSVDSYSSRGPSNSCPYVLKPDITAPGTSILAAWPANIPVLDFGTKVYNNFKFLSGTSMSCPHVAGVAALLKGARPDWSPAAIRSAMMTTSDIFDNTKKPIKDIGNDNKDATPLALGAGHVNPNRALDPGLVYDAGVQDYVNLLCALNFTQQNITAITRSSSNDCSKPSLDLNYPSFIAFIKAGNTSVRTTHNFRRTVTNVDEAQSTYFASISPIKGFNISVVPNKLVFKEKNMKLSFKLKIEGEKVTKKNEVSYGYLTWNDGKHVVRSPIVVTTPNF, encoded by the coding sequence ATGGCTTCGAAAATTTGTCTCTATTTACAATTCTTCTATATTACAAGCATTCACTTTGTTATTTTTACATTGGCTCAGTCTGATAATTATATCATTCACATGGATTCATCAGCTATGCCTAAAGCATTCTCAGATCAACATAGTTGGTATCATTCTACTCTTTCTCAAGTTACTACCACTAACAATTATCTCAATTCTCCTTCTTCTAGAATGATCTATACATACACTAATGTTATGAATGGTTTTAGTGCTAATCTATCACCTCAAGATCATGAATCTCTCAAAAACTCTCATGGTTACGTTTCTTCGATACCCGATTTACCTTTGAAACTAGACACAACACACACATCTCAGTTCCTTGGCCTTAATCCTTACAAAGGAGCATGGCCAGCTTCTGAGTATGGCAAAGATATCATTGTTGGTGTAATAGACACTGGTGTTTGGCCAGAAAGTGAAAGTTTCAAAGACGATGGAATGACTGAAATACCCTCAAAATGGAAAGGGAAATTATGTCAATTTGAAAACTCCAACCATTCATCTTTTTGCAACAAGAAACTCATTGGAGCtagattcttcaacaaagggtTCTTAGCAAAATATCCCGACCTTAGTAAAACCATTGCGAACGACTCACGCGACACAATAGGTCATGGAACGCATACTTCAACAACGGCAGCTGGAAGCAAAGTGGATGGTGCATCTTTCTTTGGTTATGCGAATGGAACTGCAAGAGGAATAGCTTCATTGTCTAGAGTAGCCATATACAAGACTGTGTGGGGAACAGAGGGAGATGCACTTTCATCTGATATAATAGCTGCAATTGACGCCGCATTATCAGACGGTGTCGATGTTCTTTCCATGTCAATAGGCTATAACAATGTATCATTGTACGAAGATCCAGTTGCAATAGCCACATTTGCAGCTATGGAAAAAGGTGTCTTTGCGTCTACTTCAGCTGGTAATAGTGGACCTTACTCTCACACCCTTCACAATGGAGTACCTTGGGTGATAAACGTTGCTGCCGGTACTTCGGATCGCGAATTCCGTGGAAATCTTACACTCGGTAATGGAGTTTCACTCACTGGCTTATCTTCTTATGTAGGAAATTTCTCTGCTACCAATATCCCGGTTGTGTTCGTGGATATGTGTGAAAATCCTGAAGAACTAATCAAATTTAAGAACAAGATTGTAGTTTGTGAAGACAAAACAGGATTTCTTTCTACACAATTTTATAATGCGTTTTCCGCCAAAGttgttggaggtgttttcatttcAAACGCATCACAACAAGATCTATCACAATTCTTATGGTATCCGCTTCCGTCCATCGTCATTAATCAGAAAGACGGAGAAATTGTCAAAGATTACATACTGAGAAACTCTAACTCTAGTAAAATACAAAACATGTCTTTCAAGAAAACAGGTTTTGGTGCTAAACCATCACCTAGTGTTGATTCTTATAGTTCAAGAGGGCCATCCAATAGTTGTCCATATGTGTTGAAACCCGACATTACAGCTCCTGGTACATCAATCTTAGCTGCATGGCCTGCAAATATTCCTGTGTTGGATTTTGGAACCAAAGTCTACAACAACTTCAAGTTTTTATCAGGAACATCTATGTCATGTCCTCATGTTGCTGGCGTGGCCGCACTTTTAAAAGGCGCGCGTCCGGATTGGAGCCCCGCAGCTATTAGATCAGCAATGATGACAACATCAGACATATTTGATAATACTAAGAAACCCATCAAAGACATTGGAAATGATAACAAAGATGCAACCCCTTTAGCATTGGGAGCTGGTCATGTTAACCCTAATAGAGCACTTGATCCTGGTCTTGTTTATGATGCTGGTGTACAAGATTACGTTAATCTTCTTTGTGCACTTAACTTCACTCAACAAAACATCACTGCCATTACAAGATCCTCTTCCAACGATTGCTCTAAACCTTCCTTAGATCTTAACTACCCTTCTTTTATTGCTTTCATAAAAGCTGGAAATACTTCTGTAAGGACAACTCATAACTTTCGCAGAACAGTTACCAACGTTGATGAAGCACAATCAACTTATTTTGCTAGCATTAGTCCTATTAAAGGGTTTAACATCAGTGTTGTACCAAACAAGTTGGTATTCAAGGAGAAGAACATGAAATTAAGCTTCAAGTTAAAGATTGAGGGCGAAAAAGTgacaaagaaaaatgaagtatcTTATGGATATCTCACTTGGAATGATGGGAAACATGTGGTAAGGAGCCCTATTGTGGTAACAACCCCCAATTTCTAG